aaaaaaaaaaaaaaaacgttgaaaaaaaaaaaaattttaaaaaaataaaatgctacctGAAAGGACTTCAAACTGTTACATCATGGCGGGTCCAGCTCCAAGTCAAATCCCCAGTACATATTGATGATTATACCTTGAGAAGTGTTTGTACTTCTAGGGGGCGCCTCTGAATAGGAGACGTGAGGTTCATTTACCAGACATAGGAGTGAATCCAATCCCTTAGCTGAAGACCAGTGAGAAGCCTGCTGCTTCTCCAGGTGACCTCTCCCTCTCATTTGGCCTACGCTCCCAGCTCATCTCAAACTGTacatatactgaaattaaaacatggtgagaatatatttgcatcacaaatggcaagattcaaaTTTTAATTCCTCTTCTGGATTAAAGGTATAGGAAAAttgttaagttaaaaaacaaaacaaaagaaaacaaaacaaaacaaaacaaaacaaaaagcctgtCTGAAATTCAAGCCATCAGACCACTTGGATTACTGTTCTATTTCATTTACAGCAGGAAAGGACAAACTCAGACAAATAAGATCATCTGGAACACATAACCAGTTAGGTTAAAGTCAGGCTAAAAACCTGCATGAATTCCAATTTGTTTCAACCAATACTGTTTTATGTAGGCCCTCCCTTACCCCAAAAGGGGTTCAGGCAGATCTTCCCATTTATAAACACCAGAGTGGTTTTCCACCTCACGGGCCCGAGATCAGAAGGCCAAGGTGGGGACCCAGCCAGCGTAACTTCGCCAAAGCGCATGGCAGAGAGCAGTAGACTGGGTGTGTGTCTGGTCctagccctgctgacacctgcTGAAATGCCCACAgttatctctaaaatgggcatCTAACGCCATGGGAACTGGAGTGGTGAGAACAGTGGCAGCAGAAATAGCCTCCTTTCATTAAGTACTTGTTAAGGCTTAGCCAAGGAAACATTCCTTATGCATCAATGGTCTCACTTAGACTTCATACTAACTCCACGAGCTGCATATACTGTCCTCACTCTGCTACACATCACAGAGCTAGGATCCAAACTCAAGTCTGTGCTCTTTATTATGACACTGTTCACTGAACAAGATAGAAGCTACCGGGGACTACAAAGCAGGGCATCAGTGCCAGGAAGAAATCATGTCTGCTTAGCTGTGGCCAGGCTAGCTCATTAGGCCTCCGCTCAGTAACCGAATACCCTGTAGGCTAAGCCAGGGATGTATTTCGGCAGGTGTGCACCACTGTCTTTTATGTTTTCCGTAGGGACAACCAGGCTTTACAAAGGAACAATTGTGAAGTGCCATGAATTCTTAGCAATGCCAACccccacaaggaaaaaaaaaaaaaaaaaatccctcgtGCTCCTGTGTCCTGTGCCCAGTCATCAGCAGTGACACCTGCATTGAGGGGCTTTGATACCCATCACCACAGTGACTACAACACTGTGAGGCCAGgggtacagataaggaaacaggctcTGAGAGATCAAAGGAAAGCTTGTAACCACACTAGGAGTAAACACGGGACCCCAATTTCTGGACTCTGGATCTGCAGCCACCTCAGCCCGCAACACTGATTTCACTGGCACCTCTCTGTCCTCAAGTAATCAGATGTCACAGCAAACCAGCAGGTGAAGGTCAGGAAAAGTGAGGACCACCAGGGTTTTATTAATACAGTCTTACTTGTGCTGAgaacagggaaagaaaggaatcTGTTTGGGGTTCCCCAGCCCCAAAATGTCAGTTAAATAAAAGAGCACAGGCAAAGGGAAGCGGGAAGCCCACTCAACATGGCTCATCTGCTTCTGCCCACAGGTGCTGCTTGTGAATGTATAGTCTCGGTCTCTCAACCACAGTATCTCGAAGTGGACCACACCCAAGAAGCCATAACCATTCAGTGTTCCTACTCCCATGTGGGGTGCCCCGCAGAGCAACCAAGAAGCCTGTGGTTTCGCTATGGAGCTCACCAGCCGGAGAACCTCTGCTTGGATGGATGCACCAGCGATGCGGGCAAGTTCACAGTGAAGGAAGCCCTGACACAAAATCAGGTTTCCCTTACTGTGAACAGGGTGACTCTCAACGACAGTGCCATCTACTTCTGTGGAATTGTCCTTCCCCTTTCAAAGGAACCAGGAGCCAAGCGGACCGGAGAGGGGACCACGCTGGTGGTGAGAGGTCAGTCAGCTGAGGCTTTGTTTGGCTCTTTAAATGCATGAAATTGCTTATATGTGGAGAGTAAGAGATAAATGTGCTAACTCAGTACACTAACCAGTGAAGGGCGTGATCTACCAAAGGGAAACTCGGGGTGATTAGCAAACAGCTTGTTCAGGAACTGGGCTGGCGCTGCGCCATCTAGAACAAAGCATAAGTGACCAATAAATTGGACCGGGGAAAAATATgcaatatggagaataaacacaAATTGGAGGAGAGCCATGGGGAGACCTCCGACCTTACCCGTTCTGTAGGACAGAAGAACAGAAAGGGATCAGTGTGACTCTGGCTTCTTGAGATTTGCTAAAAACCTATGACCATTTCCTTTTTCAAGTGAGGATACTGAACCTAGCTATATCTTACAAATTAAGATATtaagaaatttcaggaaaaaagttTTACCCGGAGAAGGGAAATAAATCCTTGACCTTTTTTGATCTCTTCCCTTAAAAAGGACTCTGGTGTGATCACTGAGATCActaaaatactaactcaaaatcAACAAGCCTTATGGTTTCAAAATAGGACTTCAGGGACACCCTGAGATCATCCTGTATTATAACCCCTGCTTTTAATTGGTGTTCTAATGGGCTTTTGGTATCTCCATTGTCATTTAACCTTAGTTTATTCTCACCTATAAGATAAATTATAAATGAGTTAACAAACACAAAGCACTTTCAATGTTGCTTGGCTTAtagcaagta
This window of the Neofelis nebulosa isolate mNeoNeb1 chromosome 18, mNeoNeb1.pri, whole genome shotgun sequence genome carries:
- the IGSF6 gene encoding immunoglobulin superfamily member 6 isoform X1, giving the protein METVKRGKTVLGLEINLILFYVGAACECIVSVSQPQYLEVDHTQEAITIQCSYSHVGCPAEQPRSLWFRYGAHQPENLCLDGCTSDAGKFTVKEALTQNQVSLTVNRVTLNDSAIYFCGIVLPLSKEPGAKRTGEGTTLVVREMKGLHSLLIAVLSLLSIYMTVVLGIFVVLSKSKSNSLRNKETEDSQKEKGNTYE
- the IGSF6 gene encoding immunoglobulin superfamily member 6 isoform X2 gives rise to the protein METVKRGKTVLGLEINLILFYVGAACECIVSVSQPQYLEVDHTQEAITIQCSYSHVGCPAEQPRSLWFRYGAHQPENLCLDGCTSDAGKFTVKEALTQNQVSLTVNRVTLNDSAIYFCGIVLPLSKEPGAKRTGEGTTLVVREMKGLHSLLIAVLSLLSIYMTVVLGIFVVLSKSKSNSLRNKETEDSQKKSAWRIFQEIAQELYNKRHVETRQQSISVKYHKDVMQI